Part of the Puntigrus tetrazona isolate hp1 chromosome 10, ASM1883169v1, whole genome shotgun sequence genome is shown below.
tatgtcaacACCGGTAAACTTGTTAAAAGTGCTCTGTGGAATAGTTAAGCGCATGCTTAGGGTACGATGGCTTTCGACATTTTGAGTAGACtgcaataataatgtttctgcCGGGTAGATGAAAAGAATAGTTCtgccaaaaatacaaatgagctgaaaatgtactcaccctcaagccatcaaAAATGtcgatgagtttgtttcttcatcggaaaAGATTGGAGTGTCACAGCACTCGCTCACCAGTGGATGCCCGGCagggaatgggtgccgtcagaataagatttaaaacagctgatattaacggtttgaagttaaaacgtCTTAATGATGAATCTGTTGCGAAGACTATGCTATGATGTTTTAATCTGCTGTTTGCACTcccgttctgacggcacccattcacttcagaggataCGCTGAAgaggtgaactgtttctttaaatcagCTGCTCTTAGCAGATGTGTATCACTGCGCAGAGCAGAGGTCAGATAAGATTACTTGCCAGAAGCTGGATCTTCTAGCCGAAAGATAGCacctaatgcaataaaaagtgtCCTTGTTAGgcagaaaccttttttttttgtaaagcagGCACTCAAGCTTGTGCTTCTGTATTTTGTGAATATACATTATGCTTAACCCTTAAGCAATGAGAATAGATAACAATATAATGTGACCTTTATTGCTTAATTAAAAGTAGGGATGCAGCAATGTTCAAATTGGGCCTTTATTGATCATTATATCCATGTAGTGTAGCAATTAAAATCTCATATTAAAtttctttatcatttaatttcaaaataaaactaaatcattttaatgatatttgGTGGAATGTGTTTTAAAGACGAACATGGTAACATTTTGTTAAGGCCCAATTAATGAACCTTTGTTAATGCAATAAGCAATTAACTGGCATTACTGGTTTATTACatcctttttaaaaagttaattcataaaaatacagatgttcatttttatttaataaatgatattaatagatatagacagatacaatttaataatgtattagtaattaacattaactaagaataATAACGCTAGATAATAAAAGTTTTCAGTATTAGTTCTTATTAACTAATGTGgttaaccttattgtaaagcgttaccatTAACAAAGGTTACAGATAAGCGTTTCATTAAATCTCTGATATCATTAGAAAAGCTCCTTTGACAGCACGTGAGATAACTAACAACCCCGAACTAGAAGAAAATATTCTTAACTTTATTACACAGAACACATACAACAGTCTTGTACTCATTTTccaatagtaaaaaaaagaaaaatacaactACGGCTGTACATGCACATTGAGAGAGCTGTGTGTTGCAAATGTTAAGGTATCATACACTTTACAATCGTAACTAGATAGAGAcagtcagaaaaataaatacaaacatacaatACAGTTTTGCAAGGGAgggcaaaatatttttttgccaaGAGATTTTGGGCGAAACACTGTTGCTATGATTAGATGTAGCATGTACGCTTGCAGCAGTTTTAAAATAACGACGATCAGGTCAGCAAAAACCCAGAGTGCTGTTATTGAATGTTTGCTATTTTGTTCCCTCGGACGACGATAAATAGAAAGATatcgattaaaaaaataaagcaaaacaattaCATTCTGAATTATGCCTGTTCGTAAATGAAATGGGTTTGCGATGCCATTTTATGTACACTACTGCCGATGTGTCTCTGCGGAGGTCTGCACCGTTCATCCCAGCAGTCAAAATGACATCACTGTCAACAGCATCTTCACCGTCACgatattagtgttttaaaaagttaaccGACATACCGAAATGATACTCTAATAATCTACAGTACAACCTATTTATGTACTTTAACCTGTTACAAAATTCACCAGAAATCATTGGGCAATTTCACTCGAAAACACAACTGAGATACTGATGATTAATGACACTTATCAAAAGATGATCTGATGTCTTTTCGAAACCCTAAAATAACTCAATTTGATGAGTAAAACCGAGCCGGACGTTCGCGAAAACAGAAGTTTCCAGGGTCTGTACTGAATCTGTTCGATTGCACTACCACAtgatatatctttttttaaatgcacgcAAGGCACAACGCTAACAAGGAAAAGGTGTGTTGATCTTCGCAATTACACCGTCCTCATGTttaacaatcaaataaaaccaggataaatatttgcatatatttcttttttcgtTCACCTACAGCGGTTTTTAACGTGCTGCATGTTGAAGAACAGTGTCGCGCTTAACTTAAAGAGCTCGTGAATGTCGTGATCATGATGAGGTCTAATTAATATTTGGACTCCGCGTGATCTGATATCTTTTTGAAAGGGCTCCGCCGTGCTAACATCAGTCACAAAAACCATTCAGTCGGTCACAGAGCAGCATCCTTCAAATTAGAGTGCAGGAATTTCACTACGGAATCGAGTGAAAGGTCATTTACAATCTGCGggcatatatttatttctctgtGATGTGGCAGACCTTGGACTTGAATCATTCCTCTTCAGCGTGTTTGTCTAGCGCTGTTGACAGTGCTCACTGAAGCTGAATGCAGACAGCCCACAGACAAGGTCTCATTTTAGCGCTGTAACGTTAGCCGTGTGGGTTGAGTGCTTGCGACTCTCTGTATTTCCTTAGAGatacttttaaaagaattttgaGCTAAAAATGAGAGCGCGCTCATCCTCAGGCCAGCCGAGATGAAGgtgagtttgttttttcatcagaacttGATTTGGACGAATGTAGCACGTGTCATTCGCTAACCGATGGGTCCTccggagtgaatgggtgccgtcagaatgtgagtccaaaaaaaaaatcagataatTGACATGTAGTTCACACAACTCCAATCTATCGTTAGCATTACACCTTTGttagcagctgtttggactctcattctgacggcacccattcactgcgttGGTGCGTAAGTTATGCATTGGTAAATATCCAAACTGTTCCGATACGGAAACTTAGTTATGTTTggtggcttgagggtgagtacatttttagcgtatttttttttgtcttgaactGTTCCTATAAGCTCCTGTACGCTGTTGGCTACTGGTAAGTGGACATTTCTGGAGGGTCTCCAAGGTCCCTTATGAGCGTGTTGACGGGTCGGCTTTCATAGAGTAACGAGTATGAAAGTACAGCTGCTAAATCAGCGGGACTTATGAAAGGAAAGATATGGAATATGAAAAAGATGAAATCTGAGATTACCATATTCTTCCACCTGCTCAGACATGCACAATTTGACATTTATATGACATTATATTAGTGTGGAAATTAGTGCTAAAGATCACGGATAAATTGATGGTTATCACCCACAGATACGCAAGGAAATATGTCTGTTACTGGGACTTCTTTGTCCTCAGAAGTTATTAAAtatcatcattttattatatcatttgcGATAACAGTTTTGGCTTTTGTCAAATTTACTTCACCAAGACTCAAGAATACAAAATCATACACACTTAAAAGAAACTCAGCACCAAAAACCTGAGAAAGAAGTCGAAACTCTCCAGTCATCCAAAGCAAATTCGATTCGtttcaaaacaatacaaatgtcTCTGGAAAGGgatttacaacaaaatatacaatGACCGACGTTTATTTGGTGGTATAAAACGTGACCTGTGGAGATCAAGACTAATCACTCTTTTGGACTTTATAGAGGAAATCTCTATTCGTAGTGTTCAGATATAGTTCCTCTGTCCCATTTGGTACATTTATGATTCTACAGCTCACGACAGCTGTCATCCTAAAGGGTCTTTATGTGAGGAACAGATTTTATGTAGCTTACATTAGGGCATACTGTCTGCgtctacattaaaaaacatctcTAAGAGCAGCGTAAAACATTTTAGACCAGGTAAGGAGCCTATCCTACTGCTTGTAACTATGTCAGCTCAGTACAAGAACACGTGCAGGTTATCGTTGTGATTCCTTTGTCATTTGAACACCGTCAATGGCAGATGAGCATTGAGGATGCACTATGTTTTTAGGAACTGTGTGCTATATTATATTGAACGCatagatctgtgtgtgtgtgaacggtATTTGCATACATctgtacatgtacagtaaatcaAATATCACATACAGCATCCCCAAAAAACGTATTTGGACAATTATGCCACACGGTAGGCGTGAATGATATTGTGTTAGAACAAATCATCGAAGCGAATGAACAGTAACAGCGTCACTGAATTCAGCTTTTGCCGTCACAGAAGTATACGACATTTTTACATCTCAGATATTATGCCATTACTTTAGTGATaattttgctatttattttgtactctATTAGGTAATATAATCgcagctgtgtttatttgagttCGTTTTTTTATAATAGAACTGTTAAAAAGTCAACGTCCGTATTGCAGCTTATGTAATGAACTACACTGGAGAAGTGATTCCATACAAGcactaaaaaaacacatttaaagggaattaaaagtaattgggagaaaaaaaaagtaaagaggATGAAAATGGAAATTCAAGAAAAGTGAAGTAAGCTCTGAGAAAAGAGATAATTTGCTTGTTGATAgcattcagacatttttaaaagtgtgactCAAGTGTCCAAATAGCTTCTGGGCCCGCtgaggctcttttttttttgtttgtaattcttttatttcggtcttttttgctgtttgtcatttttatcgattattataaaaaagaaaacggaaAGCAAAATCATGTTATTTTACAGGAAAACAGGACACCAGTAACCTCAATTCACACTGTTCAATACTGAGCAAAAAACCATTCAGTTATTCACGATTACATGAATTTTTGCTTCTCTTTTCACATACAAAAGGTTGGAGAGACACATATAGTGgttctattattatttctacCCAGCTAACAAACTGACTCCATTCACAGTCCAGTTCACTGTTTCAAAACACGGTTAAATCCCAAAGCATCTTATTACAGACCCATAAACCCACACTGACACTTCCCTTCAGAAAACGAAACATAAggcaaataattcaaatgatgaTGACGATAATAATAACTGATAAAGTACTCTCCTTCTCGGTGTGTGGGactgtgagtctgtgtgtgtacgGAGAAACGGACACGCTGCTTTAGCATCAAAACTTGCTGAGGACCGAAAGAGTTAAAACGAGAGTCAGAAGCAAGAACGAGCTGGTTGGCGATAAGGCTGCGTTGTTCACGTCGTGTATCGCTCCGGGGCCTGCGGGAAGAGAAACCCTACACGTTAACAACCTCCCAAACATCCAGCGTGTGTATCATCACGCATTATGCCGTTCAAAGAAATCGCTGTGAATGCAGCGCTCAAACACCGTCAGAGTTAGCGCATGCCTCGGGGCGACAAGACGAGAGCTGATGTAATTGCATTAGGCAAACATTTGACACATTGAGACGCTCGTTGACTATACCGAGTTACACTCGACACGgattttatgcataaattaacatgcatttacttATTAGAAGGAGCCTCGTACCGTACAAAATAATGCTGGCGTTTGTTATTCCCAGCGTGTTCATGGCCACGCAGGTGTAGTTCCCGTAATCCTCTTCCGAGACGTTGAAGAACGTTAGCATGGACTGTTTCCCCTTGTTTTCGATCTTGACCCCGTTGAGTCCGTTGAAGAGTCTGGTCAAGAAGATTCGAGGTCAAGTTAGCAGCGTGTTATTAAAAACCAAATTACAGAAGTGGACAGCTGACGGCACAAATTAACTAACCGCTCTCGCACAAAACTGTGTGAGATGCAGCCGTCTAATAAATAGACTTATactcatatttttaattaactggcTCTGTCCAAACCATTtcttaatgtttcttgagcCTGCGGAGATCTTCTGTCTGCctaaacaatttctttttttatttcacttagtagcacactgtaaaaaagcaactacttattttttttagtttatggGATGTTTCGCGTCATTAATACTAAGAGATgtgaattaaatacataaaaatgttagacCAACGGAATTAATAAAATTTGGCTTACAGCTTTTCTTAACAGAGAATATTAAACTGAACAATGTTACCGAAATGTTCGGAATTCCCAGCATGGGTTGATGTATTTACTGGCTTTGCGTTTAGGAAACCTGAAAGTCTGCGTTCATTTctgatatgcaaaaaaataaagcgaAAGCCCCAATCCCTACCTGCGCTCCCCCTTATACCACTGAAAATCTGCCAGAGGAACGGCAGACGCCTCGCACCACAAAACTCCTTTCTGGCCGACAGCCGTTCCTGTGCTTCGAGCTCGTGAAATGACAGGTGGATCTGTGAAATGATTCGCAGGTAATTGagaaaaattcataaaaagcaCATGAGAAATGGAAATcggttttaaatgaatgagctACTCACAGTTTACGGTAACCTGAACAGTCCTCACGTCTGGAGGAGAGATGTCGTTTGACGTGATGCAGTCGTACGAGCCGGACATGTCTTTGGTGATTCCAGTCATTTCCACATATTCACCCTCGGTAATGATTCTATTACCTGTGTCAACACACATACGGTCGAAATAATTAAGTCATTATACAATTACTCGGTGTAAAATATCTGAGGGGCTGTAGAGATATAAGGGTGCATGTTTAACACAGGCGACATCTGTTAAAAGTACTTCtggtttgtaatattttaacagtATGACAAGACATTCTGCATTAGTACAaaattctcactgttaacttcttattttgtgttattaagTAGTTATATTCTgtatgaccatattctacatccccaatACATAAAGTTAACTACCCTACTAACTAAGtaacagcaaattaggaatttgaGGCAAATATCATAGTTTGTGGTTTGCtaatagcaagaattggacataaaaaaaggaagtgTAACCcacaatatatactatattatttttgatagatataaaatattgcatattgttTACTTATGCCATAAATGTcttaaatttcataaaatattaaaaatataaaaagttctattagcatattcaaatttttagatttgagattttgttcatatttaatattaacatacagtattaaaataatcttataGCTACATATCTTGTAgctaataatctttttttctgttcatgaGCAAATCAAGGATGTTTTATAGCACCTCAAAATAGATTTCAATGAGCAACATAAATGCGCATCGGCATTTAAATTACACAACACAACCCTCTCTCATGACACGCAATCAAGAAAGGTCTCACTGCGCATTGCCTCAAACAGGTGTTAATGAAAGTGTTGTGGTGCGGTTTGCTGCTCTTTGTTGTTTTAGGAGACAGTACTCCTAATTAGATCAGTTGTACCCTATTAAAGTGTCACAACCGTTCCATGTCACTTTCATTTAACCGTAAAAGACTCAAACCCATGCAAGCATTTTTGCTCAGGACAGAGGTTAAAGTGTCATAACACCACAAGAATTCTTGCTTAATTTAATCCACACCGACACCAACTAGAGAGACTTTTAGCCACCGCTCTGGAATCTGGAATCtctctaaaataatttattcaccaTTATCTCAATCCGCGAAGGGAACAATGTTGGTGAAATGTCAGTAAGACAAATATGTTACACGTGGCTGACCTGGACTGACCCTCCGTTGTTGTTCTCTGCTTAAGTCCATCATTTCACAAAACCCACCTGTACCTCCGAGTCTATTATCACGCAGAGAAATGATTCCGTTATTCCTCTGAGAGAACGAAATAAAGTTTCACCCTCCGGTTCAGACAGGCAGTTAGTGCAAATGCCACTCACAGCACAAACTCCACATTATGCCATCTCATTAATACAGCCTCAGTCCTTCATTTAGTGAAAAGGTTGAGGAGTGGACTTAggttgttattttgtttctaaTAACATGGCCTTGGGGATTGTGGGAGAGGTTGGTAATTATGCATATCTCCTTATATGACTCAGCCTCGTAATGCTTAAAAAGTTTGAGCAATCATTGAGAGGATGGTTCACCCCAGATTACGCTCAACATGTGACGGCCTTTCTGAGCCAAAGCCTGAAAATTACATCCCCTAATTTTAAATACCACTATTTTTTAAGACTCTCTCCATTTGACAAGAGactaaatattataaactgGTCTTTAAATATGGACCGTGATGAtgcctgctgttttttttagcttcaagGCATAGtacttcaaaattaaaattctaatataatttattcaccaTCAAGCTGttccaaataataatttgacGATAGTTTGAAGAACTGTTGTCCATACGatgaaaattaaagattaattaaactcattttgacggcacccattcagtgcATTGGATCAGTTGATGAGGATGTGATATAATGAAAAATTTCTCAAACTCTTGTACATCGTGGACagcctgagagtgtgtgtacatTATCGGTTTTGTGTGAGCTTTTCCTCTAATGTCACTGagtcagaaacattttttttaattaccttttCCGTGTTCTATGGAACCAAAGCAATTTCCTTTATAATTTGGAATATGATCAACATGTTCAGGTGTTCAAATATCtgtgataaaaataaagtttaaaagccTTATTTTCACAGCGACACAGTGCCTTGGAAAAGGGAAAAGAAGAAATATTCAGCCAGagctatttaaatgtttgaaatcttCTCATTCCCagcaacattttttgtattagttttctacaggacacattttttttaaaagcaacactAAAAGACTAACAATTACAAGTgaaggtcatttttttttttaccctgttATCACTGATAAAGTGCAAGCAAAAGGATTTTCCTCCAATTTTTCCTGAATGCGTTTGATCCTGCTGTACTGTACTGTTTGCGTTCACTGTGCTGCTAAGTTTGACTGAATAAGTTTCAATTCACACAAAGGGAATTCTTTTATCCTACAACAAAGCCAAAGCACAGTTGCTCTGCTTTCTCTAGCAATGAACtgtaaaaaagaacaacaaacagAGCAGCTCTTACGGTGACACTTCCAGCGATGCAgcgttttatttattctcatgtagttttcatttatatttagctaTTAGAGTGGTCAGTTTGATTTTCAAACGACGATGGGGTTAGTGTAGATAGCCATGGTGAACAGCaatgatttataatgtttaCTTTAGAGACAGAAAGCAAACACCGGGCCCATAGCAATTACATCCAGCACTGAGTAATAATCCTGCTGCTGTCATGAGACTGTCTTCCTGAACAGAGCAGAAGATTATTAGAATGTAAAGGAGAACGACAGTGTAAACaggaaagaataaataaactggcCTGTGCTGTCGGCGTACAGTCAGCCAGAGGAAAAAGAAACGAGTGAGAAATGCTCCAATAACTAAATTTAGGAGATTAGGATCAAGGGAAAGACTCCATCTCGTGTTACAGTCAGAAAGTAAAGTAGTTTATACAGATCAGGCCACTGAAGCAGACAGGACAACATTAAGATAAGGCTTTATTTAGGACATGTTTGACTTTGTTAAgcttgtattattaaatatccaCACACAAGTGAATTAAGCTGACTCATCTTTTttacatccacacacacacacttttcctgTTCTGGCGTTCTTTCagagaattaactttttttttgttgttttaaatttcCCAGacacaatacattttcagtcttgattttattatgaaaaagtaGTTTCAACATCTGACTAAttgtataaattaaacattactattattattattattgttttgtttttttaccatatTGAGACACTGCGCAGACTATATTGGaatttcaaagcagaaatctATATTACTGGTCTAAAAATAGCAATTACCATAACTgaacacattacattttcaaatgtattaaaatagaaaacaattgaaatggcattttatacagctactttaatatatttatcaaataattataGCTTTTGTGAGCATTAGAgacttatttataaatgtaattatacgCACAGAGACACCCTACGATTCAGAACTTCTCTGTTTAAAGGATACATTTTCTGCCTGTAGTTTAGCTTAATTTGTTCAATCTGGCAACCATGAATACATTTCTCAAATGACAATAATCATTGTGATTAGAATTTGACAGACTGAATAAAAAATGGGTGACAAAATGAACACTAATTGAGAGTAATAACACTTTCGGAGAGATTTTTGCTGTCTTGGTCATTTTAGCACATAATGCATGCCATCCTCTCTGAATCATTCTAATTCATACACTCTCAAAAACAATcatagaaaaactgaaattagGGGGAATCTAGATAGTCTAAGGGTTTATTAATCTAGAAGACTAGTCAACGTTCCCTAACTGGTATGCTGTTGCATGCTTTTAAAGTGTGTTGACTCAAAACAGGGGATCCATGCATGGAAGTGAAATAGAATGAGGAAATTTTCAGACTCTGAGGCACCAATGAAATACATTGAAGTGGGTCAGCGGCTTTGCGCATTAAAACGGGTCATTCAATCTTTCCGGTAATGCGACGTGAAGCTAGCTAGGCCAATGACTGAGCTGCAAAAGCTGCATTGTATCATcatgtgagtgtgtgctttAACACTCCACTGCAGGCATTCTGGGCTTCTTCATCAACTAATAAACACATTATGGAATGATATTACACATATAATGAGATTTCAGTGTGCTAATGATTTCGTAATAAGCTGCTGACCGTCATTACTGTTTGTCAACATACCTAATTGCGTTTCACAATCATCCCTAAATGGACTACCTCCTTAATagaaattcaaatgataattactTCAGATTGTAAAGCAATGACTAAGCTAATTACAGGAAGTTGTAATGTTTATAACAGGCAAAATGAGGATGTCACGAGGACCTTTCATTATATGCTTAGAACAGCAAGCCTTTTCCGATAAAACAGGTTTCAAAGAACCGCAAACGAGGCTGGGAGCGAGAGACGACATCCATCCTGTACAAAGACCTACGGTGGCTTCACAGAAATGATATTTTTCCTTCCTGTTGTCATTTTGTTGCTGACTATTGTTAAAAACACTAGTAGTGCTTTATCTAGCCTTTCCCTGTTCAATCTGACCTGGGCTCTAGGAAAGCTAGAAGACATTTGAATGATagagcaagaaagaaagaaaagaatctTCAAGGAAGGTCCAAATTTAAAGAGAAAagtatatatttgcataaactACTGtaagttttttaatgtttctttttttaaagtgttatattatagttaaagtataatatatatatagtaataatattattacaaataaaaaaacttttctgttttatactTTAATAGAAATTGTATTGCTTTTATCAACTATTGCTACAGTCTTTAGTAGTCCATgatatttcagaaatcattctgatatgatgATTTAATATCTATGTTGgaaatagttgtgctgcttttttttttctttttttttattctattttgaaTCTGTGATACTTTTCTCAGTATTCtttgacaaataaaaagttcaaaagaacagcattctaAATCACCACAGTTTAAAACTTTGGGGTCAGTATGTAATtcttcatttttgattgaaatttatattcatattcatattttatatttctgacATTAAAATCACTACATCAAAAGTGTTATTATTCTCTATACCTCTCAAATAAAaccttataaaacaaaacatatttgagTGACATTGGAATGAGCAGATGATGACCAATATTTCATCACTGAACAAAGCCTGCCTTCAAAGATAGAAAAAATAGGCCTGAATACACAAATGTCTGTCGAGGTCTAAATGTTTAAGCAGCACATCAGTGAATCTTTGAATTTATTCTTGCAATGCCTGTGGAATGAAAGAGAACAGCACTTGAACCCCCGGCTGTTGAGTGAATGCCGTCTGTATTTTGCTGTCATCTCTCAAGCAGAGTGTCTAAATCCTCCAATCATGCCCCGGTAGGCAGCGGGTCACCATGGTTACACAGTTCAGTGAAACCGATCATCGTTGGCCCTCCACTCCTGCATgacctttctcttttttttactctctttcTGCTTCTTGCGCACTTCAACACGTGCCGCCAAACAAATCACTCGCGATGCATGATTTATGTACGAAAGCATCTTCATTAAGCCAGTCAAAGTCAAGCCACACTAATTAAAACAGAGATTTGGTTTCTAACTGCCAATCAATTACTGCCTAGTTATGTGGCCCCTTGAGAGAGAAGAGGTCATTACGGCTCGTGGGATGTCGTTTTTACAATGGATGGATCTGCTCTCTTGGGTGTCGTTCTGCATTGAACGTTTGGCTCTTGGTGGAGTAATGGTGAATTTAAAGACGGGAGTGAAGCCCCTATGAACAAATCTATTGGTTGGCGCATACATCTATTCgatactgcatttattttctgttgatcTTCTTCAAACCTCAGAGACCTAAGCAGTGATACTTATCATGCATTATCTTTTATTCTCCCTGAAAGTGTTTTGAGCAAGCCAGTGATTATGAAAatcatgcataaacataaaaagaaataagatCTGATTGTGGCCCAAAGTTACTTTTTGTAGTTTCCAGAGCCTGAGGCTGCCACAGGGACCACTCAGACCTCCtcttcatgcaaaaaaaactgagaactGTTAGGtaatagagatttttttttattgtgcattgcataaaaataaattacttattAAAAGTTTACAGACGCACATTTTGACTTTGAAGCCTTTACAGTTATTATACAAGCCCACTTATGCTCCGTGAAATTTcctgtaatatttttacatttcactgGCTCCCAGTAACCGGAAAATGCA
Proteins encoded:
- the opcml gene encoding opioid-binding protein/cell adhesion molecule isoform X2, which produces MCNPACFIFTVWLIALLVYPGVPARSGESYLKDNITVRQGDSAVLKCNVDNKVSRVAWLNRTTILFTGNEKWSLDPRVVLLNTAVTEYSIKIINVNLYDEGPYVCSILTNKKPESTKVHLIVQVPARIVNISADVSVNEGSNVSLMCLAIGRPEPSILWKFRSSKGEGKGNRIITEGEYVEMTGITKDMSGSYDCITSNDISPPDVRTVQVTVNYPPVISRARSTGTAVGQKGVLWCEASAVPLADFQWYKGERRLFNGLNGVKIENKGKQSMLTFFNVSEEDYGNYTCVAMNTLGITNASIILYGPGAIHDVNNAALSPTSSFLLLTLVLTLSVLSKF